From a region of the Mobula hypostoma chromosome 6, sMobHyp1.1, whole genome shotgun sequence genome:
- the LOC134348760 gene encoding secreted phosphoprotein 24-like, with the protein MKSFLLTIIAVQILHCLGVPSTKEALRASVVKLNEITEITNLCGISRSGVTNTYRTGKLSHSVDLTFSVKETVCSKNSGQEFDDPSCSFLPKNIAEKGFCKSHVEFFADKVADVEVECDGLTTVDSESDSTETNDNSIESQSKSKESSLEETSNEKDKSEDTSLEDSTNVSINGKNSDDLSDLESK; encoded by the exons ATGAAATCCTTCCTGCTCACCATCATTGCCGTGCAGATCCTCCACTGCTTAG GAGTGCCAAGCACCAAGGAAGCTCTGAGAGCCTCAGTTGTAAAGCTGAATGAAATCACCGAGATCACCAACCTCTGTGGTATCTCCAGGAGTGGAGTGACAAAT ACATACCGTACAGGTAAACTGTCCCACAGCGTGGATTTAACATTCTCTGTGAAAGAAACTGTCTGCTCCAAGAATTCTGGACAGGAATTTGATGATCCCAGCTGCTCCTTCCTCCCTAAAAACATTGCG GAGAAAGGGTTTTGCAAAAGCCATGTGGAATTTTTTGCTGATAAGGTAGCTGATGTTGAAGTGGAGTGTGACGGTCTGACGACAGTTGACAGCGAGAGTGACTCAACAGAAACAAATGACAACAGTATTGAG TCGCAAAGCAAATCAAAAGAATCATCACTTGAGGAAACCTCTAAT GAAAAAGACAAATCAGAAGACACATCACTTGAGGATTCAACCAATGTGAGTATAAATGGAAAAAATTCTGATGATCTCTCTGACCTTGAATCCAAGTAA